The following coding sequences are from one Novosphingobium sp. KACC 22771 window:
- a CDS encoding DUF389 domain-containing protein produces the protein MRHWHHILRRWRVKLAHLVLLPEMNEEDGAAIRQQVEDDGRLTRGFALMCGIAAGIAMLGLLQSSTAVVIGAMLVSPLMGPIAALGFGFAALDGHRIRDAAKVVMVGAAIGIITGILITMASPIRNATPEIIARTQPTLLDLVVALLSGLAGGYATVMKKGGTAIGVSIATALMPPLTTVGYGLAVWQPAFALGALLLFLTNLSAIAFAFALVARLSGAALPEKQVDWSPRYVLAGLSAFAILAVPLGLTLSQVSREAGLRKTARAAIAEATDGANSRIAQLDVSWPLLGDPEVSALVVTSHYAGDAEQVLRKALAAAGAAKVTVKLQQVLAADLPAQTQAMVDAAMERTAAGIAADVPPFARIRAAIGLPTSALWVNRSERMVFAAPVAAPGWALADYRQIEEAATQAAQGWRVAIVPPAGAELTVALDGAKEDASAITPDLAIWAVQRWGLNRVIVVGREEEVSPLVQQLQQAGIAASVIPPDPQGKPQQAKLRLSAPPSAIAQPETVPGSARTNGA, from the coding sequence TTGAGGCACTGGCATCACATTTTGCGGCGCTGGCGGGTCAAGCTGGCCCATCTGGTCCTGCTGCCCGAAATGAACGAGGAAGATGGGGCAGCAATCCGCCAGCAGGTCGAGGATGACGGCAGGCTGACGCGCGGCTTTGCGCTGATGTGCGGCATTGCGGCGGGCATTGCCATGCTGGGCCTGCTGCAATCCTCAACGGCGGTGGTGATCGGGGCGATGCTGGTTTCGCCGTTGATGGGGCCGATTGCGGCGCTGGGTTTCGGCTTTGCCGCGCTGGACGGGCATCGCATCCGCGATGCGGCCAAGGTGGTGATGGTGGGCGCGGCCATCGGCATCATAACGGGCATCCTCATCACAATGGCCAGCCCGATCCGCAATGCCACGCCGGAAATCATCGCGCGGACCCAGCCCACGCTGCTTGATCTGGTGGTGGCGCTGCTATCCGGGCTGGCGGGCGGCTATGCAACGGTGATGAAAAAGGGCGGGACGGCGATCGGCGTGTCGATCGCCACCGCGCTGATGCCGCCGCTGACCACGGTGGGCTATGGGCTGGCGGTGTGGCAGCCTGCTTTTGCATTAGGCGCGCTGCTGCTGTTTCTCACCAATCTGTCGGCCATCGCCTTTGCCTTTGCGCTGGTGGCGCGGCTGAGCGGCGCGGCGCTGCCCGAAAAGCAGGTCGACTGGTCGCCGCGCTATGTGCTGGCCGGGTTGAGCGCCTTTGCCATTCTGGCGGTTCCGCTGGGCCTGACCCTCTCGCAGGTCAGCCGCGAGGCCGGTTTGCGCAAGACCGCCCGCGCCGCCATTGCCGAGGCCACGGACGGCGCCAACAGCCGGATTGCCCAGCTTGACGTATCCTGGCCGCTGCTGGGCGATCCGGAGGTCAGCGCTCTGGTCGTCACCTCACACTATGCCGGTGATGCCGAGCAGGTCTTGCGCAAGGCGCTGGCGGCAGCGGGTGCGGCCAAGGTTACCGTCAAGCTGCAACAGGTGCTGGCCGCCGACCTGCCCGCCCAAACGCAGGCGATGGTCGATGCCGCGATGGAGCGCACCGCCGCAGGCATTGCCGCCGATGTGCCGCCCTTTGCCCGCATTCGCGCCGCCATCGGGCTGCCGACCTCCGCGCTCTGGGTCAATCGGTCCGAACGCATGGTATTTGCCGCGCCGGTCGCCGCGCCCGGCTGGGCGCTGGCTGATTATCGCCAGATCGAAGAAGCCGCGACGCAGGCCGCGCAAGGCTGGCGCGTGGCCATCGTGCCGCCCGCTGGCGCGGAGCTGACGGTCGCTCTGGATGGCGCAAAGGAAGATGCCAGTGCCATCACGCCCGATCTGGCGATCTGGGCCGTGCAACGCTGGGGGCTGAACCGGGTGATCGTAGTAGGGCGGGAGGAGGAGGTCAGCCCCCTCGTTCAGCAATTGCAACAGGCGGGCATTGCCGCATCCGTCATTCCGCCAGATCCCCAAGGCAAGCCGCAACAAGCCAAGTTGCGTTTGTCCGCTCCTCCCTCCGCTATCGCTCAGCCTGAGACGGTGCCGGGTTCAGCGCGCACCAACGGAGCGTGA
- a CDS encoding cation:proton antiporter: MSATFSPFDAAAMLIVAAAVLGYANHRWLRLPASVGLTVMGALASLLVLGIDRLLPSSQLAAQFNAFLGQLDFHRTLMEGMLSFLLFAGALHVDWSYMRAGRWPIIIFSTAGVLISTLVVGLAFWLVAGWMGLAVPLAWALVFGALISPTDPVAVMAVMKRAAMPPTLQATVAGESLFNDGVGVVVFSILLSIATGGAEFHLSHAAMDFLREAGGGALLGLAIGWVAFRAMRSIDEYNIEVMISLAVVMGGYSLGMAVHISGPVAMAVAGLVIGNAGVAHAMSDVTQDYLLKFWALIDEILNAVLFLLIGLEVIAIAPHLSLLMLGVISIVLVMAGRIVSVGIPLALMRRMIDMGPLALPTLVWGGLRGGISVALALSLPDSPIRSAILAATYIVVLFAVIVQGGSIGALIERIKAHHGVTGVTVH; encoded by the coding sequence ATGTCCGCGACATTTTCGCCCTTTGACGCCGCCGCCATGCTGATCGTGGCTGCGGCGGTTCTGGGCTATGCCAACCACCGCTGGCTGCGCCTGCCCGCCTCGGTCGGGCTGACGGTGATGGGCGCGCTGGCCTCGCTGCTGGTGCTGGGCATCGACCGTTTGCTGCCGTCCAGCCAGCTTGCGGCGCAGTTCAACGCCTTTCTGGGACAACTCGATTTCCATCGCACGCTGATGGAAGGGATGCTGTCGTTCCTGCTCTTTGCCGGGGCGCTGCATGTCGACTGGTCGTATATGCGGGCCGGGCGCTGGCCGATCATCATTTTCAGCACGGCTGGTGTGCTGATCTCCACGCTGGTGGTCGGGCTGGCCTTCTGGCTGGTGGCGGGATGGATGGGGCTTGCGGTGCCTTTGGCATGGGCGCTGGTGTTTGGCGCGCTCATCAGCCCGACCGATCCGGTGGCCGTGATGGCGGTGATGAAACGCGCGGCCATGCCTCCTACCTTGCAGGCCACGGTCGCGGGCGAGAGCCTTTTCAACGATGGCGTTGGCGTGGTGGTCTTTTCCATCCTGCTGTCCATCGCCACGGGCGGGGCCGAATTTCATCTGTCCCATGCTGCGATGGATTTCCTGCGCGAAGCGGGCGGCGGGGCCTTGCTGGGTCTGGCCATCGGCTGGGTCGCCTTTCGCGCCATGCGCAGTATTGACGAATATAATATCGAAGTGATGATCTCTCTGGCCGTGGTGATGGGCGGCTACAGCCTTGGCATGGCGGTGCATATCAGCGGGCCGGTGGCGATGGCTGTGGCGGGTCTGGTCATCGGCAATGCGGGCGTGGCCCATGCGATGAGCGATGTGACGCAGGATTATCTGCTGAAATTCTGGGCGCTGATCGACGAGATTCTCAATGCCGTACTGTTCCTGCTGATCGGGCTGGAGGTGATTGCCATTGCGCCGCATCTCTCGCTGCTAATGCTGGGGGTCATCTCGATTGTGCTGGTGATGGCCGGGCGGATCGTGTCGGTGGGCATTCCACTGGCGCTGATGCGGCGGATGATCGACATGGGGCCGCTGGCCCTGCCCACGCTGGTGTGGGGCGGCTTGCGCGGGGGCATCTCGGTGGCGCTGGCGCTATCCCTGCCCGACAGCCCAATCCGCAGCGCCATTCTGGCGGCCACCTATATCGTCGTCCTGTTTGCGGTTATCGTTCAGGGCGGCAGCATCGGCGCGCTGATCGAGCGGATCAAGGCGCACCATGGCGTGACGGGAGTGACGGTTCATTGA
- a CDS encoding SDR family oxidoreductase: MHHDHAVARVALVTGASRDIGRATAIRLAHDFSTVAIVARSAEGLAGTADAIRAAGAQPFALPIDLRQSGAAGQAVLDTVSALGRLDAVAAIAGDVSQKGLFELNDQDWHDSLMLKFHAMRRLMIAAWPHLRQSGGAVVITSGTTAFAPKADFAAVGAINAMILSVARCFAEVGQADGVRVNTVSPGPVMTDRRRAMLARYALSHGLTEQEALDHFTRNNGISRFGRPEELAEVFAWLVSPAASWICGSNIRIDGGEVKMAL, from the coding sequence ATGCATCACGATCACGCCGTTGCTCGTGTCGCGCTGGTGACCGGCGCAAGCCGGGACATCGGTCGGGCCACGGCGATCCGTCTCGCCCACGATTTCTCCACGGTGGCCATCGTCGCCCGTTCGGCCGAAGGGCTGGCCGGCACCGCCGATGCCATCCGCGCCGCCGGGGCGCAGCCATTTGCCCTGCCCATCGACCTGCGCCAGAGCGGCGCGGCCGGGCAGGCGGTGCTGGATACGGTCAGCGCTCTTGGCCGATTGGACGCGGTGGCGGCCATTGCCGGGGATGTCAGCCAGAAGGGGCTGTTCGAACTGAACGATCAGGACTGGCACGACAGTCTGATGCTGAAATTCCACGCGATGCGACGGCTGATGATCGCCGCCTGGCCCCATTTGCGCCAGAGCGGGGGAGCCGTGGTCATCACATCGGGCACCACCGCTTTCGCGCCCAAGGCCGATTTTGCCGCCGTGGGCGCCATCAATGCGATGATCCTGTCGGTTGCGCGCTGCTTTGCCGAGGTCGGACAGGCCGATGGCGTCCGGGTCAACACCGTCAGCCCCGGCCCGGTGATGACCGACAGGCGACGCGCCATGCTGGCCCGCTATGCCCTGTCCCACGGGCTGACCGAACAGGAAGCGCTGGATCATTTCACCCGCAACAACGGCATTTCCCGCTTTGGGCGGCCTGAGGAATTGGCCGAGGTCTTTGCATGGCTCGTATCTCCGGCAGCCTCATGGATTTGTGGTTCGAACATTCGGATCGATGGGGGCGAGGTGAAAATGGCGTTGTAA
- a CDS encoding alpha/beta fold hydrolase yields MVRHNFSGLRAMALAASALLFAAPALAASPSSQGNHGVNPLPLTTYHFATIKGRRTFYREAGDPSAPTIVLLHGFPTSSHMYRDLIPLLADRFHVIAPDYIGFGQSDAPSAKEFDYTFENLTDHVDGLLDQLGQKRYVLYMQDYGGPIGFRLLTRHPDRVAGLVIQNANAYLEGMGDMPKQVFLPLWQGRNATTEGAARGFLAAQTTKFQYTVGARNEAAISPDNWAHDQALLDRPGTDAYQLDLLYDYRQNVALYDAWHAALRQHQPRTLIVWGNKDPFFIPAGAEAFRRDLPAARLVWLDAGHFVLDENAAQVAAEIKAEFAPAP; encoded by the coding sequence ATGGTCCGTCATAACTTCTCCGGCCTGCGCGCGATGGCGCTGGCGGCATCGGCCCTGCTGTTTGCGGCCCCCGCTCTGGCCGCTTCTCCCTCATCACAAGGAAATCATGGCGTGAACCCTTTGCCTCTGACAACTTATCATTTCGCCACCATCAAGGGGCGCCGGACATTCTATCGCGAGGCCGGCGATCCGTCCGCGCCGACCATCGTCCTGCTGCACGGCTTCCCCACCAGCAGCCATATGTATCGCGATCTTATTCCCCTGCTGGCGGATCGTTTCCATGTGATCGCCCCGGACTATATCGGCTTTGGCCAGTCTGATGCCCCATCGGCCAAAGAATTTGACTATACGTTTGAAAATTTGACCGATCACGTTGATGGCTTGCTCGATCAACTGGGACAGAAGCGCTATGTTCTCTACATGCAGGATTATGGCGGCCCGATCGGTTTTCGTCTCCTGACCCGCCATCCCGACCGCGTGGCCGGTTTGGTGATCCAGAATGCCAATGCCTATCTCGAAGGTATGGGCGACATGCCAAAGCAGGTGTTCCTGCCCCTCTGGCAAGGGCGCAATGCCACGACCGAGGGGGCCGCGCGCGGTTTTCTGGCCGCCCAGACCACGAAATTCCAATATACCGTGGGCGCCCGCAACGAGGCCGCGATCAGCCCGGACAACTGGGCCCATGATCAGGCACTGCTCGACCGGCCCGGCACGGATGCCTATCAACTCGATCTACTCTATGACTATCGCCAGAATGTCGCGCTTTACGATGCCTGGCATGCCGCCCTGCGCCAGCATCAACCGCGCACGCTGATCGTCTGGGGCAACAAAGACCCCTTCTTTATCCCCGCCGGGGCTGAGGCCTTCCGCCGCGATTTGCCCGCGGCGCGGCTGGTCTGGCTGGATGCGGGCCATTTCGTGCTCGATGAAAATGCCGCGCAGGTCGCCGCCGAAATCAAGGCCGAATTCGCGCCCGCGCCTTGA
- a CDS encoding carboxymuconolactone decarboxylase family protein gives MSRIAIPTYEASPAASLPLLDAVQAQLGVIPNLFRLVGASPATLEGLLGLSGALNRTLDVRTRERIAIAVAETTGCDYCLSAHSYLALNLAGLDQEEVEANRQGRSKDPRADAVLIFAKRVVQTRGKVENSMLEAIRLAGLSDAQIVEIVANVAINVFTNLINNVAQTDIDFPVVRAGGL, from the coding sequence ATGTCACGCATCGCCATCCCCACCTACGAAGCCTCGCCCGCAGCCTCGCTGCCGCTGCTTGATGCGGTTCAGGCCCAGTTGGGCGTCATTCCCAATCTCTTCCGTCTGGTGGGCGCCAGTCCGGCCACCCTTGAAGGCTTGCTAGGCCTGAGCGGAGCGCTGAACCGGACGCTTGATGTCCGCACGCGTGAACGGATCGCCATTGCCGTGGCCGAGACGACCGGTTGCGATTACTGCCTTTCGGCCCACAGCTATCTGGCGCTCAATCTGGCCGGACTGGACCAGGAAGAGGTCGAAGCCAACCGCCAGGGCCGTTCGAAAGATCCGCGCGCCGATGCCGTGCTGATCTTTGCCAAGCGCGTGGTGCAGACGCGCGGCAAGGTCGAAAACAGTATGCTTGAGGCCATTCGCCTGGCCGGGCTGTCCGATGCCCAGATCGTGGAAATCGTGGCCAATGTGGCCATCAATGTCTTTACCAACCTTATCAACAATGTGGCGCAGACGGACATCGACTTTCCGGTGGTGCGGGCGGGCGGGTTGTAA
- a CDS encoding LysR family transcriptional regulator — protein sequence MDQLDAIRTFVAVADHGSFVEAARIRRISPTAASRALAEMEERLGTLLLRRTTRSVQLTPEGATYLEHCRQALIELDDAARTLRGDSAEPRGLLIVTAPVVFGRLRVLPVVLDLMRRHPGLTVQLTLTDRVVRLVDEGVDVAVRIAHLADSALRALRIDETRRVLVASPDYLARRGVPCDVAALRDHDLIAFDNFTQNGEWRFGPDGRQAVRVEPRLLTNSVDSAMDAAMAGGGILRALSYQVENHVAAGRLAYVLDQNDPSPVPISLVFQGNRARSPNVRRFVEAMREARPAL from the coding sequence ATGGACCAGCTCGACGCCATTCGGACCTTTGTCGCCGTGGCCGACCATGGCAGCTTTGTTGAAGCGGCCCGCATCCGCCGCATTTCGCCCACCGCCGCCAGTCGCGCTCTGGCCGAAATGGAGGAGCGTCTGGGTACGTTGCTGCTGCGCCGCACGACCCGTTCCGTGCAACTGACGCCCGAAGGCGCGACCTATCTGGAACATTGCCGACAGGCGCTGATCGAACTGGACGATGCGGCCCGGACCCTGCGCGGCGACAGCGCCGAGCCGCGTGGGCTGCTGATTGTGACCGCGCCGGTGGTGTTCGGGCGGCTGCGGGTCTTGCCCGTCGTGCTGGATCTGATGCGTCGCCATCCGGGGCTGACGGTTCAACTGACCCTGACCGACCGGGTGGTCAGGCTGGTCGATGAAGGGGTGGATGTGGCGGTGCGCATCGCGCATTTGGCCGACAGCGCGTTGCGCGCGCTGCGGATCGACGAAACGCGGCGGGTTCTGGTGGCCAGTCCGGACTATCTGGCCCGGCGTGGCGTACCCTGCGATGTGGCCGCCTTGCGCGATCACGATCTGATCGCCTTTGATAATTTCACCCAGAATGGCGAATGGCGCTTTGGCCCCGATGGGCGTCAGGCGGTGCGTGTCGAACCGCGTCTGCTGACCAACAGCGTTGATAGCGCGATGGATGCGGCCATGGCCGGGGGCGGCATCCTGCGGGCGCTGTCTTATCAGGTGGAGAACCATGTCGCGGCCGGGCGTCTGGCCTATGTGCTGGACCAGAACGATCCGTCCCCGGTGCCGATTTCGCTGGTGTTTCAGGGCAATCGCGCGCGTTCGCCTAATGTCCGGCGCTTTGTCGAGGCGATGCGCGAGGCCAGACCTGCCCTCTAA
- a CDS encoding anti-sigma factor family protein, whose amino-acid sequence MTHKPCPERIHALHAMLDDEIDALATVELEEHLRGCLACRRELDRLGQLREYLRVSELRDAAPPVLAMRIGQMAPPMRAPRPARAWLGGAVGGALAASLAFLLLAPNLTEPGLDQAVVDGHIRSLQAGHLTDVAVSDRHVVKPWFNGRLTFAPPVPDLGASGFTLGGGRLDVLEGRDAAVLVYRRRLHTINLFVRPAPALSGLRQGLMRQAGYGVERWQMDGLEFLAVSDLDPADLAQFRMAFIRGAHSGNRER is encoded by the coding sequence ATGACCCACAAACCTTGCCCGGAGCGGATCCATGCGCTTCACGCCATGCTGGATGATGAAATCGACGCGCTGGCGACCGTTGAATTGGAAGAGCATCTGCGCGGATGCCTAGCCTGTCGGCGCGAACTCGACAGGCTGGGCCAGTTGCGCGAATATTTGCGCGTGTCCGAATTGCGCGATGCCGCCCCGCCCGTCCTTGCCATGCGGATCGGCCAAATGGCCCCGCCCATGCGCGCCCCGCGCCCGGCGCGCGCATGGTTGGGCGGGGCTGTTGGAGGCGCTCTGGCCGCCAGCCTCGCCTTTCTTCTACTGGCGCCGAATCTGACCGAGCCGGGGTTGGATCAAGCCGTCGTGGACGGGCATATCCGCTCGCTTCAAGCCGGGCACCTGACTGATGTTGCGGTTTCTGATCGCCATGTTGTCAAACCATGGTTCAACGGTCGCCTGACCTTTGCGCCGCCGGTGCCCGATCTGGGCGCATCAGGCTTTACGCTAGGCGGCGGGCGGCTGGATGTGCTCGAAGGGCGCGATGCGGCGGTGTTGGTCTATCGACGGCGCCTGCACACGATCAACCTTTTTGTGCGGCCCGCGCCTGCCCTCTCCGGATTGCGGCAAGGCCTGATGCGGCAGGCGGGCTATGGTGTGGAGCGCTGGCAGATGGATGGGCTGGAATTTCTGGCCGTGTCTGACCTCGATCCGGCCGATCTCGCGCAATTTCGCATGGCCTTTATACGCGGTGCTCATTCCGGCAATCGGGAGCGTTAG
- a CDS encoding sigma-70 family RNA polymerase sigma factor, whose amino-acid sequence MFSRWHLPRPILRKEPDGPSPDHAARFRMAIMPHLDAAYTYARYLARDSAAAEDIVQEAFARALRAMGDCRGDEKAWLMAIVRHCHHDWRRARRHEWPAQTEDDREDPAAMNAMESHVTAREMRGLIEQLPEPFREALVLRELQEMSYREIARITGAPLGTVMSRLARARAMLADLVLAPDNGETRPGKQEKRS is encoded by the coding sequence ATGTTCAGCCGCTGGCATCTTCCCCGCCCGATCTTGCGAAAAGAGCCTGATGGCCCATCGCCCGATCATGCTGCGCGCTTTCGTATGGCCATCATGCCGCATCTCGACGCGGCCTATACCTATGCCCGCTATCTGGCCCGCGACAGCGCCGCGGCCGAGGATATCGTTCAGGAAGCCTTTGCCCGCGCGCTGCGCGCCATGGGCGATTGCCGGGGCGACGAAAAGGCGTGGCTGATGGCCATCGTACGCCATTGCCATCATGACTGGCGGCGCGCCCGGCGCCATGAATGGCCCGCCCAAACCGAGGATGACCGTGAAGATCCCGCCGCGATGAACGCCATGGAAAGCCATGTCACGGCGCGCGAGATGCGCGGCCTGATCGAGCAATTGCCCGAACCTTTCCGCGAGGCTCTGGTACTGCGCGAATTGCAGGAGATGTCCTATCGCGAGATTGCCCGGATCACCGGCGCGCCGCTGGGCACGGTGATGTCGCGCCTTGCCCGCGCCCGCGCGATGCTGGCGGATCTTGTGTTGGCGCCGGACAATGGCGAAACCCGCCCCGGAAAGCAGGAGAAACGGTCATGA
- a CDS encoding c-type cytochrome, whose protein sequence is MMKREIFAGMMIAAVAMLPVAIRADAAKPAHSGNIAHGMRLYQACMGCHSLDENDVGPRHRGVVGRQAGALPAYAYSAALRSSHLRWTPANLDRWLAGPQALVPGAKMYYTVPDSQDRADIIAYLASQK, encoded by the coding sequence ATGATGAAACGAGAGATCTTTGCCGGGATGATGATCGCGGCGGTGGCGATGCTGCCTGTGGCGATCCGGGCGGATGCGGCAAAACCGGCGCATAGCGGGAATATCGCGCACGGGATGCGGCTTTATCAGGCCTGCATGGGCTGTCATTCGCTCGATGAAAACGATGTAGGGCCGCGCCATCGGGGCGTGGTGGGCCGCCAGGCCGGGGCGCTGCCCGCCTATGCCTATTCAGCCGCTTTGCGATCGTCCCATCTGAGATGGACGCCTGCAAACCTCGACCGCTGGCTGGCGGGGCCGCAGGCCTTGGTGCCGGGGGCCAAGATGTATTACACCGTCCCGGATAGCCAAGACCGGGCCGATATCATCGCCTACCTGGCCAGCCAGAAATAG
- a CDS encoding metallophosphoesterase family protein, with protein sequence MTPDSLIAPMDRRRTLRCMGWAGTGALFTLSGGIAHSRMLEAGAGAKGEPAPFSFVQISDTHIGFAKPANPDPLASLRQTIARIKALPQRPDFIVHTGDVTHLATPAQFDMAQQLLSEIGLPVFAVPGEHDMVDGADPRAFNARFGKDIRGDGWFSFDMRGVHFVGLVNSAMLGASGQGTLGRAQLDWLKTDLAGLSSSTPVVLMSHFPLWPLYPDWGWGTADAAEAFALLRRFGSITSLNGHIHQIQRKVEGNLMFHAARSTAYPQPAPGQGAGPGPLVVPASDLPAHIGMTSLSLTMLDAPIAVTDLTLG encoded by the coding sequence ATGACCCCAGACTCTTTGATTGCCCCAATGGATCGCCGCCGCACCCTGCGCTGCATGGGCTGGGCCGGAACCGGCGCACTGTTCACGCTCAGCGGTGGCATCGCCCATTCGCGCATGCTGGAGGCCGGAGCGGGAGCAAAGGGTGAGCCCGCCCCTTTCAGCTTCGTCCAGATCAGCGACACACATATCGGCTTTGCAAAACCCGCCAATCCCGATCCGCTGGCCAGCCTGCGCCAGACCATCGCGCGCATAAAGGCCCTGCCGCAAAGGCCCGATTTCATTGTGCATACCGGCGATGTCACTCATCTTGCCACCCCTGCCCAATTCGACATGGCCCAGCAATTGCTGTCCGAAATCGGCCTGCCGGTCTTTGCCGTGCCGGGCGAGCATGACATGGTCGATGGCGCCGACCCGCGCGCCTTCAACGCCCGTTTCGGCAAGGACATCCGAGGCGACGGCTGGTTCAGCTTCGATATGCGCGGGGTGCATTTCGTCGGCCTCGTAAATTCGGCCATGCTGGGCGCCAGCGGACAGGGCACGCTGGGCCGGGCGCAGCTCGACTGGCTGAAAACCGATCTGGCGGGCCTGTCCTCATCAACCCCGGTGGTGCTGATGTCGCATTTCCCGCTCTGGCCGCTTTATCCCGACTGGGGCTGGGGCACGGCCGATGCGGCCGAGGCTTTCGCCCTGCTGCGCCGCTTTGGCTCGATCACCTCGCTCAATGGTCATATCCACCAGATCCAGCGCAAGGTGGAAGGCAATCTGATGTTCCATGCGGCGCGCTCCACCGCCTATCCCCAGCCCGCGCCGGGACAGGGCGCCGGTCCGGGGCCGCTGGTGGTGCCCGCCTCCGATCTGCCCGCCCATATCGGCATGACCTCACTCAGCCTGACCATGCTCGACGCGCCGATCGCCGTCACCGATCTGACGCTGGGATGA
- a CDS encoding haloacid dehalogenase type II, whose product MTHPTFSLSRRSALGLAMAALPAGLKAGQPRLRALAFDGFTIFDVRAVTAAAVALFPAQGAALAAQWTAKIFALSWLETAAGRYSGFAALTNAALVFCAANLGLSLSEAQRRELILVFAHLPAWPDAGERLEKMRQAGLRLTFLSNLSEAMLEGAMRANGLHGLMEPPLSTDRVRAFKPAPQAYAMACEHFAMPREAIGFVAFGGWDALGAKWFGYRTAWINRLGVAAEPLMPPADATGPDLGVAMRLAGI is encoded by the coding sequence ATGACGCATCCTACTTTTTCGTTGAGCCGCCGTTCGGCGCTGGGGCTGGCCATGGCGGCTCTGCCTGCCGGACTGAAGGCGGGGCAGCCTCGCCTGCGCGCGCTGGCCTTTGATGGCTTCACCATTTTCGATGTGCGCGCTGTGACTGCTGCCGCAGTCGCTCTGTTTCCCGCGCAGGGGGCGGCTCTGGCGGCCCAGTGGACGGCCAAGATATTCGCTCTGTCCTGGCTGGAAACCGCCGCAGGGCGTTACAGCGGTTTTGCCGCGCTGACCAATGCGGCGCTTGTGTTTTGCGCCGCCAATCTGGGTTTGAGCCTGAGCGAGGCGCAAAGGCGCGAATTGATTTTGGTCTTTGCGCATCTGCCGGCATGGCCCGATGCGGGCGAAAGGCTTGAGAAAATGCGTCAGGCGGGATTGCGCCTGACCTTTCTGTCCAATCTGAGCGAGGCGATGCTGGAGGGAGCTATGCGGGCCAATGGCTTGCATGGTCTGATGGAACCGCCGCTGTCGACCGACCGCGTGCGTGCATTCAAGCCTGCGCCTCAGGCTTATGCGATGGCTTGCGAGCATTTCGCCATGCCGCGCGAGGCGATCGGCTTTGTTGCCTTTGGCGGATGGGACGCGCTGGGCGCCAAATGGTTCGGCTATCGCACGGCATGGATCAACCGGCTGGGCGTGGCGGCCGAGCCGCTGATGCCGCCTGCCGATGCAACGGGGCCGGATCTGGGGGTGGCCATGCGGCTTGCCGGGATTTAG
- a CDS encoding DoxX family protein has translation MTNPVFRPKADDLLLLLGRFAIAPVFFLSGRTKVEGWFTITDATFDLFRSEYALPLLSPVLAAWMATIAEHLFSTLLVLGLGTRIAAAGLLGMTCVIEIFVYPDAWPTHLSWAGLLVPLILRGGGHYSFDARLFGARPG, from the coding sequence ATGACCAATCCCGTTTTCCGGCCCAAGGCCGACGATCTGCTGCTGTTGCTGGGGCGCTTTGCCATCGCGCCGGTATTCTTCCTGTCGGGCCGCACCAAGGTCGAAGGCTGGTTCACCATCACCGATGCCACCTTCGATCTGTTCCGCAGCGAATATGCCCTGCCCCTGCTCTCGCCGGTTCTGGCGGCATGGATGGCCACGATTGCCGAGCATCTTTTTTCCACGCTGCTGGTGCTGGGCCTGGGCACGCGGATTGCGGCGGCCGGATTGCTGGGCATGACCTGTGTGATCGAGATCTTCGTCTATCCCGATGCATGGCCGACACATCTGAGCTGGGCCGGACTGCTGGTTCCGCTGATCTTGCGTGGCGGCGGGCATTATTCTTTCGATGCGCGGCTTTTTGGTGCGCGACCGGGATGA
- a CDS encoding BufA1 family periplasmic bufferin-type metallophore, translating into MSVSRTSVSRSAAALAMALVAAGAASTLHAADAPKTEKCYGVAKAGKNDCKAGAGTSCAGTSKVNYQGDAWKLVKAGTCTSIKTPKGFGSLSPKG; encoded by the coding sequence ATGTCTGTTTCACGCACGTCTGTTTCACGCTCTGCCGCCGCTCTGGCAATGGCTTTGGTCGCCGCCGGAGCCGCCTCGACTCTCCATGCCGCCGACGCGCCCAAAACCGAGAAATGCTATGGCGTGGCCAAGGCGGGCAAGAATGATTGCAAAGCGGGCGCGGGCACGAGCTGCGCGGGCACGTCCAAGGTCAATTATCAGGGCGACGCTTGGAAATTGGTGAAGGCGGGCACCTGCACCTCGATCAAGACGCCAAAGGGCTTCGGCTCCCTTTCCCCCAAAGGCTGA